Proteins encoded in a region of the Deefgea piscis genome:
- the nrdR gene encoding transcriptional regulator NrdR: MKCPFCGSPDTQVVDSRVSDEGDTVRRRRRCAICDKRFTTFETAEVRMPQVVKQTGQRVEFEREKIRTSFMRALHKRPVPTPLVDEAISRIIQKVLTVGEREIMSRQIGEMVIAELAKLDKVAYIRFASVYRSFQDVEDFRDVIREVSKE; this comes from the coding sequence ATGAAATGCCCATTTTGCGGTTCACCCGACACTCAAGTCGTGGATTCTCGCGTTTCTGACGAAGGGGATACGGTACGCCGTCGTCGTCGCTGTGCGATTTGCGATAAGCGTTTCACCACCTTTGAAACTGCTGAAGTGCGTATGCCGCAAGTGGTGAAACAAACCGGTCAGCGTGTCGAATTTGAAAGAGAAAAAATTCGCACTAGTTTTATGCGCGCCTTACACAAACGCCCGGTGCCGACCCCTTTGGTTGATGAAGCCATTTCCCGAATTATTCAAAAAGTACTGACTGTTGGCGAGCGAGAAATTATGTCGCGACAGATTGGTGAAATGGTGATTGCTGAGCTCGCCAAGCTCGATAAAGTCGCCTATATCCGCTTTGCCTCCGTATATCGCTCATTTCAAGACGTTGAAGATTTTCGCGACGTCATTCGTGAAGTCAGCAAGGAATAA
- the ribD gene encoding bifunctional diaminohydroxyphosphoribosylaminopyrimidine deaminase/5-amino-6-(5-phosphoribosylamino)uracil reductase RibD codes for MAWRSIDYFMMAQALHQAKLGQNNTSPNPSVGCVLIKNDQILSMGHTQAAGGAHAEVMALRAAGHAAQGATAYVTLEPCSHFGKTPPCADALIAAGVTRVVAALLDPNPLVSGQGLRRLAEHGIVVEHGLMAAEALAHHQGFFSRMIRQRPWLRCKVAASLDGQIALGNGQSQWITGAAARADVQRIRARSCAMITGISTILHDDPQLNVRDFPVERQPIKVILDSQMRTPVSAKILQQGPVLIVAAQETERRLPLEAAGAQVILCPDQSGARIDLAALCGVLAARGCNEVTLEAGGTLVGAFFAARLIDELCLYQAPVLLGQGQAMAQFSLSDLSQKQVPTHIARRMVGDDQRIIMRFTDPATDWLGK; via the coding sequence ATGGCTTGGCGTTCGATCGACTACTTTATGATGGCCCAGGCGTTGCATCAGGCGAAATTGGGCCAAAACAACACCTCGCCCAATCCAAGTGTTGGCTGTGTTCTGATTAAAAATGATCAAATATTAAGCATGGGGCATACCCAAGCCGCAGGTGGCGCGCACGCAGAAGTGATGGCACTGCGTGCTGCGGGCCATGCTGCGCAAGGTGCCACTGCATATGTCACTTTAGAGCCATGCAGCCACTTTGGAAAAACACCACCCTGCGCGGATGCGCTGATTGCTGCTGGTGTTACTCGAGTGGTCGCCGCATTATTGGACCCGAATCCGCTGGTTTCCGGGCAAGGTTTACGCCGACTGGCCGAGCATGGCATTGTCGTTGAACATGGTTTAATGGCTGCCGAGGCATTGGCGCATCATCAAGGTTTTTTTAGCCGAATGATTCGGCAACGACCTTGGCTGCGTTGCAAAGTTGCCGCTAGTTTGGACGGGCAAATTGCGCTAGGAAATGGGCAATCGCAATGGATTACGGGTGCTGCAGCACGTGCCGATGTTCAGCGAATCCGTGCGCGCTCATGTGCGATGATCACCGGCATTTCAACGATTTTGCATGACGATCCACAGCTGAATGTGCGTGATTTTCCGGTTGAGCGTCAACCGATTAAAGTTATTTTAGATAGCCAAATGCGCACCCCAGTCTCGGCTAAAATTCTACAGCAAGGTCCTGTGTTGATTGTCGCGGCGCAAGAGACTGAGCGTCGTTTGCCTTTGGAGGCGGCGGGTGCACAAGTAATTTTGTGTCCTGACCAATCCGGTGCTCGTATTGATTTGGCCGCATTATGTGGCGTATTGGCAGCACGCGGTTGCAATGAAGTCACACTTGAAGCCGGCGGCACTTTAGTTGGCGCTTTTTTTGCGGCAAGGTTGATTGACGAATTGTGCCTATATCAAGCGCCGGTATTGCTGGGACAAGGGCAGGCGATGGCGCAATTTTCCTTAAGTGATTTAAGTCAAAAACAAGTCCCAACGCATATTGCTCGACGTATGGTGGGGGATGATCAGCGCATTATTATGCGTTTTACTGACCCCGCAACCGATTGGCTAGGAAAATGA
- a CDS encoding YfgJ family double zinc ribbon protein produces MKMNSKPIIVCPDCGKEIEVLKACGASNFFCNHCNELKSSQRVKAANPIVFPAQPEK; encoded by the coding sequence ATGAAAATGAATTCAAAACCCATCATTGTTTGCCCTGATTGCGGCAAGGAAATTGAAGTGTTAAAAGCGTGTGGCGCTAGTAACTTTTTTTGCAATCATTGCAATGAATTGAAGTCGTCACAGCGCGTCAAGGCAGCCAATCCGATTGTCTTTCCCGCTCAACCGGAAAAATAA
- a CDS encoding riboflavin synthase has product MFTGIIQAIGQIEAVSPFDGGVRLTIDAGDLDLSNVGLGDSIAHNGACMTVVEQIPNGKYLIDVSDESLRCTAGLDAVGPVNLEKAMRLGDMLGGHLVSGHVDGVGIVRSFDPVGDSRELIILAPVVLAKYLAVKGSVVVNGVSLTTNWIRDVNDGCEFSINLIPHTLSVTTLGAIEPGQRVNLEIDLIARYVERMVSLESK; this is encoded by the coding sequence ATGTTTACAGGCATTATTCAAGCGATCGGCCAAATTGAAGCCGTTTCGCCTTTTGATGGCGGCGTACGCTTAACCATCGATGCGGGTGATTTAGATTTATCTAATGTTGGTTTAGGGGACAGTATTGCTCACAATGGTGCATGCATGACTGTTGTCGAGCAAATACCCAATGGTAAATATTTAATCGACGTTTCAGATGAGTCTTTGCGTTGTACTGCAGGATTAGATGCTGTTGGCCCAGTTAATTTAGAAAAAGCCATGCGCTTGGGCGATATGCTTGGCGGTCATTTGGTTTCAGGGCATGTGGATGGTGTTGGGATAGTACGTAGTTTTGATCCAGTGGGTGATAGCCGCGAATTAATTATTCTGGCGCCGGTGGTCTTAGCCAAATATTTAGCCGTAAAGGGCTCAGTGGTCGTCAATGGCGTTTCGCTCACGACCAACTGGATCCGTGACGTGAACGATGGCTGTGAATTTTCAATTAACTTAATCCCACACACACTGTCAGTCACAACGCTAGGGGCGATTGAGCCAGGTCAGCGGGTCAATTTAGAAATTGATTTGATCGCTCGCTATGTTGAACGTATGGTTTCTTTGGAGTCAAAATAA